TACTGCTCAAAAACCGGGAGAACTGCTTTACGCGAAGCAGATGTCCAGCAACCCATCACAGCAGCGACCTTATCGTTCACGATCAATTTTTTAGCTTTTTCAGCAAAATTCGGCCAATCCGTGGCGCCATCTTCCTGGATCCATTTAATCTGACGGCCGAGAACGCCACCTGAAGCGTTGATCTGCTTGATCGCCAGCTTCTCAGCTTGCACAGAGCCTGTCTCGCTGATCGCCATGGATCCTGTGATTGAGTGCAGGATACCAATTGTCACGGTGTCGTCGGTAACAGCCAAACCAGTCGTGTTGACCTTACTGGTCGGGAATTCAGAATTCGCTAGAGCGCCGGTTGATAAAAGAGCTAGAGCGGGCAAAGCAAGTAGCCCACACGTAATTTTACGTCGTATGGCAGATGTCGAATGATCTGCCTTTAGTTTCTTCGTTATTCCAAACATCTCAGTCACTCCCTGTTTAATTGAGGTATTTACTGATAGATAATCAACCCATTCCATCATGTTGAAATGAGGCTCGAAAAATCAATCGAGCCCTTATTCCAATGAAGGTATAGTCCTTCAGCTTAAACTTGGCTGTCGGAAGGTAGGTATACGTCAATTGACTACCCTCGGGTCGAGTGGGTAGGTGTACGTCATTTGACGTACCAAACAATCTCCCTATGATAAAGTTTCGAGTGTGATATTGAGCGTCCCGAATTTTTTGTATGGGCAGCATAAACAGGATTTATAGAATCATCCGCAAACATTCGCCCGTGGTAATCTGGCACAAGACCTGTAGTGCTCTGGCAATGGAAAGCGACCCAGTAATGTTAGAGTGGCCTTTTGTTAGGTGTTGGCATTGTAGGCAACCGAATGCTGACAAAGTGAGGCGGGCGAAAACATGATTCAACAAAAAATTGTTCGCGTTCGCAGAAATTACAACAAATGGGTATCAAACCAAACAATTGAAGACTTTTCGCTAAGGTTTACAGCAAAGAGAATTCGAAAATGGTCGCCGTTCATCGTTGCGAACACGGCACTTGGATCCGTGTCATTCTTGGCCTTGGAATCAATTGGCGCGTCAATTACCTTGCAGTACGGTTATGTCAACGCTACGATCGCAATTCTTGTTGTATGTTTCCTAATTTTTGCTACCGGATTACCCATCAGTTACTATGCCGCAAAACACGGCGTTGATATTGACCTGTTGTCTCGCGGGGCTGGGTTTGGATATATCGGCTCAACGATTACATCACTGATCTACGCCTCATTTACATTTATATTCTTTGCAATAGAAGCCGCAATCATGTCTACAGCGCTCGAGCTGTTTTTTGGCATTCCTTTGTTTGCAGGCTATCTGATTAGCTCAATCATTATCATTCCCATGGTGGTTCACGGATTTACATTCATCAACAAATTGCAGCTTTGCACGCAACCTATTTGGCTTGCTTTACATATCCTACCCTTCGCGTTCATTGCGGCAAATCACCCTGAATTCTTTTCTGAATGGACCGACTTTACCGGACTCTCTGAAGATCCTGGTGGAGGATTCAATATTCTTCTATTCGGTGCAGCATCCGCTGTCATTTTTTCGTTGGCTGCACAAATTGGTGAGCAAGTTGATTTTCTGAGGTTCCTACCTCCGAGGACCGAAAAGAACGGCTTTAAATGGTGGTGGGCGATGTTTTCTGCTGGTCCGGGCTGGATTGGCGTTGGGGGGCTAAAAATTATAGCTGGGTCGTTTTTAGTGGTCCTTGCGCTGAAAATGGCTGTGCCCGCCGAATTCGCCGGCGATCCATCACATATGTACCAAGTAGCTTTCCAGTTTGTTTTCGATTCACCCGTCGTTGTCGTCGCTGCCACAGCTCTCTTTGTCATTATTTCTCAGATTAAAATCAATGTTACGAATGCTTATGCGGGTTCTATTGCTTGGTCGAATTTTTTCTCCCGCCTAACCCATAGCCATCCTGGTCGTGTCGCATGGCTTGTCTTTAATGTTACGATTGCATTCCTCCTAATAACATTGGGGGTCTACCGTGCGTTGGAACAGATTTTGGGATTGTACTCCATCATTGCGGTCGCCTGGGTTGGCGCCTTGTCTTCAGACTTATTAATCAACAAACCCTTAGGTCTCAGCCCTTCTCATATCGAATTTCGGCGCGCTTATTTATACGACATCAACCCAGTTGGTGTTGGCTCGGTTGCGATCGCTATCATTGCGGCAATCATTTCCTACAGCGGACTTCTAGGTGAGGTAATGAGGGCGCTTTCTTCCTACCTAGCGTTGGGAACTGCATTTTGTGCTGCGCCTCTTCTCGCGTTTGCGACTCGCGGGAAATATTATCTGGCGCGTGATCCAGAGGCAGACTTCGGTGGCGCAACAGAGGTTGAATGTTGCATTTGTGTGAACTCCTACGAAATTGAGGATATGGCAGAATGTCCCATTTATGATGGGTCGATTTGTTCTCTGTGTTGTTCACTGGATGCCCGGTGTAATGACGCCTGCAAAAAAGAAGCTCGGTACACAGATCAAATTCTTGCTTTGATGGAAGCTATATTTCCGAAGTGGATTGTTGCTCGATTGAATTCCAGCATTGGTCATTACATCGGAATACAATTTCTTTTTTGTTTGGTTATCGGTGGCGTCCTTGGGCTTGTGTACTTGCAGACGACCATCGAAGACTGGCTGCAACACGATGGTATTCAAGGCACAATGTGGCAAATATTTTTTATACTTGTGATCATCAGTGGTGTTGCCACCTGGTTGTTTGTACTCGCCCGAGAAAGTGCCAAAGTTGCTCAAGATGAAACGTCTCGGCAGACATATTTACTTTCGGAAGAAATCGAAGCTCACAAAGTTACCGACGTGAAACTGCAGAAAGCAAAAGAGGCTGCAGAAGCCGCAAACTCGGCAAAAAGTCGCTATGTTGTCGGCCTCAATCATGAGTTTCGCACACCACTCAACACTATTCTTGGCTATTCTCAATTGCTGGAACGTGACGGCTCAATCCCAGCACATCGTGTTGATGCCGTTCATGTTATCCGGCGCAGTTCAGAACATCTTACTGGCCTTGTCGATGGCTTGTTAGACATATCGAAGATTGAGTCAGAACATTTTACCCTTAACAAGGATGATTTTCGGTTGGAAACTTTCCTCCTGGAAATCGTTGAAATGTTCAGGCTTGAAGCTGCCGCAAATGATGTGAGATTCGAATTCAAGTCGATTGGTAGTTTACCACTACTCATCCGTTCTGATGAAAAGCGGTTGCGTCAAGTTTTGATCAATATTTTATCTAATGCATTCAAGTTCACGCCAAATGGTGATGTCACCCTGTCTGTACTGTCAATGGACGACGAACTCGAATTTTCCGTACGTGATAACGGTGTTGGCATTTTGCCAGCGGATCTCGAGCGTATTTTTATTCCATTCGAACGTGCCGAATCATCAATTAATAGTGCGTCGGATGGCATAGGCCTGGGACTGGCGATCACAAAAATTCTGACGGAGCGAATGGGAGGAACTGTATCTGTCGAGAGCCAAGTGAGCCGTGGAAGTGAATTTAAAGTAACCGTTCCCGTCGTCGCAGGCGTTACATCAAGTGAGGAGCAGCATAGTGACCGAACTATTATTGGGTATCGTGGGAAGCGACTTACAGTCATAGTTACGGATGATGAGCCAGCCCACTGCAAACTCATCTCGGAGATTCTAGAACCTATCGGGTTCATCGTATTGAACGCGGCGAACGCAGAAGAGTGCCTGCGATT
This sequence is a window from Rhodospirillaceae bacterium. Protein-coding genes within it:
- a CDS encoding response regulator, which codes for MIQQKIVRVRRNYNKWVSNQTIEDFSLRFTAKRIRKWSPFIVANTALGSVSFLALESIGASITLQYGYVNATIAILVVCFLIFATGLPISYYAAKHGVDIDLLSRGAGFGYIGSTITSLIYASFTFIFFAIEAAIMSTALELFFGIPLFAGYLISSIIIIPMVVHGFTFINKLQLCTQPIWLALHILPFAFIAANHPEFFSEWTDFTGLSEDPGGGFNILLFGAASAVIFSLAAQIGEQVDFLRFLPPRTEKNGFKWWWAMFSAGPGWIGVGGLKIIAGSFLVVLALKMAVPAEFAGDPSHMYQVAFQFVFDSPVVVVAATALFVIISQIKINVTNAYAGSIAWSNFFSRLTHSHPGRVAWLVFNVTIAFLLITLGVYRALEQILGLYSIIAVAWVGALSSDLLINKPLGLSPSHIEFRRAYLYDINPVGVGSVAIAIIAAIISYSGLLGEVMRALSSYLALGTAFCAAPLLAFATRGKYYLARDPEADFGGATEVECCICVNSYEIEDMAECPIYDGSICSLCCSLDARCNDACKKEARYTDQILALMEAIFPKWIVARLNSSIGHYIGIQFLFCLVIGGVLGLVYLQTTIEDWLQHDGIQGTMWQIFFILVIISGVATWLFVLARESAKVAQDETSRQTYLLSEEIEAHKVTDVKLQKAKEAAEAANSAKSRYVVGLNHEFRTPLNTILGYSQLLERDGSIPAHRVDAVHVIRRSSEHLTGLVDGLLDISKIESEHFTLNKDDFRLETFLLEIVEMFRLEAAANDVRFEFKSIGSLPLLIRSDEKRLRQVLINILSNAFKFTPNGDVTLSVLSMDDELEFSVRDNGVGILPADLERIFIPFERAESSINSASDGIGLGLAITKILTERMGGTVSVESQVSRGSEFKVTVPVVAGVTSSEEQHSDRTIIGYRGKRLTVIVTDDEPAHCKLISEILEPIGFIVLNAANAEECLRLAEDRSPDMFLLDVSMPGMNGLDLTTALREGGNNEVPIIMITASAIDPNEDKNDQWKHDDYLMKPIEYDRFLEKIESNLNIEWFYEGMLNTHSVLEPVKSAVINHPPLQHIAELKKLGKMGHIRGIQTKLDDLENDFPDCSVFITNLRRFVNDFHLSSYMAELENTHE